Proteins from a single region of Antechinus flavipes isolate AdamAnt ecotype Samford, QLD, Australia chromosome 2, AdamAnt_v2, whole genome shotgun sequence:
- the SLC38A7 gene encoding sodium-coupled neutral amino acid transporter 7, with translation MAQNNLVINSDYGDWGWSSDAGERARLLQSPIVDGASKGEEEEPRATNGGTTSTLGAIFIVVNACLGAGLLNFPAAFSTAGGVAAGIALQIGMLVFIISGLVILAYCSQASNERTYQEVVWAVCGKLTGVLCEVAIAVYTFGTCIAFLIIIGDQQDKIIAVLVKESEEALNSHWYTDRKFTISLTAFFFILPLSIPREIGFQKYASSLSVLGTWYVTAIIVIKYIWPDKELPSGDVPTRPTSWMAVFNAMPTICFGFQCHVSSVPVFNSMRQPKVQTWGGVVTAAMVIALCVYLGTGICGFLTFGVNVNPDVLLSYPSNDILVAIARVFIIISVLTSYPILHFCGRAVLEGLWLRYKGETVEEDVARERRRRVLQTVTWFLLTLLLALFIPDIGKVISIIGGLAACFIFIFPGLCLIQAKLSEIEEVKPSSWWALVAYGVLLVTLGAFIFGQTTTNAVFMNLAA, from the exons ATGGCTCAGAACAACTTGGTCATCAACAGTGACTATGGTGATTGGGGTTGGAGTTCAGATGCTGGAGAGCGTGCCCGGCTCCTCCAGAGCCCCATCGTGGATGGGGCCTccaaaggggaggaggaggagccaCGAGCCACAAACGGGGGGACCACCTCCACTCTGGGAGCCATCTTTATCGTGGTGAATGCCTGCCTGGGCGCTGGCCTGCTCAACTTCCCTGCTGCCTTCAGCACAGCCGGGGGGGTGGCCGCTGGAATCGCGCTGCAGATT GGCATGTTGGTCTTCATCATCAGTGGCTTAGTCATCCTGGCATACTGCTCCCAGGCCAGCAACGAGCGCACCTACCAGGAGGTGGTGTGGGCAGTGTGTGGCAAGCTGACGGGGGTTCTGTGCGAGGTTGCCATCGCGGTGTACACTTTTGGCACCTGCATTGCCTTCCTCATCATCATTGGGGACCAGCAGGACAAAA TTATTGCCGTGTTGGTGAAGGAGTCGGAGGAAGCGCTCAACAGCCACTGGTACACAGACCGGAAATTCACCATCAGCCTCACGGCCTTTTTCTTCATCCTCCCCCTCTCCATCCCCAGGGAGATCGGCTTCCAGAAGTATGCCAG CTCCCTGAGTGTCCTTGGCACCTGGTACGTCACAGCCATCATCGTTATCAAGTACATCTGGCCAGATAAGGAGCTGCCCTCTGGGGATGTACCCACCAG GCCGACCTCCTGGATGGCCGTGTTCAATGCTATGCCCACGATCTGCTTTGGATTCCAG TGTCATGTAAGCAGCGTGCCTGTCTTCAACAGCATGCGGCAGCCCAAGGTGCAGACCTGGGGTGGCGTGGTGACAGCAGCCATGGTCATAGCCCTCTGTGTCTACCTGGGCACAG GCATCTGTGGTTTCCTAACCTTCGGAGTCAATGTGAACCCCGATGTGCTCCTCTCGTACCCCTCGAATGATATCCTTGTTGCCATTGCCCGTGTCTTCATCATCATCAGTGTGCTGACTTCTTACCCCATCCTGCACTTCTGTGGACG GGCGGTCCTGGAGGGCCTGTGGCTGCGGTACAAGGGCGAGACGGTGGAGGAAGACGTGGCCAGGGAAAGGCGCCGGCGGGTGCTGCAGACGGTCACCTGGTTCTTGCTGACCCTGCTCCTGGCTCTGTTCATCCCGGACATAGGAAAAGTCATTTCCATCATCGGTGGCTTGGCGGCCtgcttcatcttcatcttcccaG GACTCTGCCTGATTCAAGCCAAACTTTCTGAAATTGAAGAAGTCAAACCAAGCAG CTGGTGGGCGCTAGTCGCTTATGGAGTCCTCTTGGTGACCCTGGGAGCCTTCATCTTCGGACAGACCACGACCAATGCCGTCTTCATGAACCTCGCAGCCTGA